GTAGTGAAAGCCGCCATGTTAAATCCAGGAATCCACTCCAACAGCTGTTCTATATACTTTTCAACCaaagaaatatattcattaaaaacaGGTGTGTAGGTGAGCTTATTCTCTTCTGTGTCTTCAAACTCCTGGTAGTACTTGTCCATGAAATTCCTCTGTAATAACTGGAACTCATCATCCATGgtaatgtcctctaaatatccaACCACAGCATCAAATTCTGCATCAGAGGCGGAAGAGATGGACAGCGCAAAGCTCTCTTCCTCTAGGGCGTCCATCGCCGCCGCCACTTCCACAGCGCGCAGGGGAGCGGGCCCGCCGGCCTTCTACCTCGCCCGAGGGCCGGGCGCAGCCTCCGCTCTGCTCCGCAGAGCCCCAACTTTCATCGGGAAGGCCTCGCAGCCGAGGCCTCAGCCGCCTCACAGCCCAGCTGGGTAGTGCCTGCGCACGACGCCCCGGCCTCAGGCTCCCGGGCTGCTGCCACGCCTCCGACAAGGATGTTttttaatacacacacaaataaaaatgaaaataattttgaaattcaagTGTTCCCGAGTCAcagggtattttttaaaagttataatttcccaggcttccctggtggcgcagtggttgagagtccgcctgccgatacaggggacacgggttcgtgccccagtccaggaggatcccacgtgtcgcggagcggctgggcccgtgagccatggccgctgagcctgcgtgtccggagcctgtgctccgcaacgggagaggccacagc
This sequence is a window from Mesoplodon densirostris isolate mMesDen1 chromosome 4, mMesDen1 primary haplotype, whole genome shotgun sequence. Protein-coding genes within it:
- the LOC132489108 gene encoding ADP-ribosylation factor-like protein 2-binding protein, translating into MDALEEESFALSISSASDAEFDAVVGYLEDITMDDEFQLLQRNFMDKYYQEFEDTEENKLTYTPVFNEYISLVEKYIEQLLEWIPGFNMAAFTTTLQHHKDEVAGDIFDVLLTFTDFLAFKEMFLDCRAQKEGCGLDLSSGLVMTSLCKSSSMTARL